In Bradyrhizobium lablabi, one DNA window encodes the following:
- a CDS encoding threonine/serine dehydratase has protein sequence MADSSLALPVSSMDIDAAARVLAPYAVRTPLLSSPVLNERAGTKVFLKPEMLQRTGSFKFRGAFNKLSSIPLAARGGGVVAFSSGNHAQGVAAAAKILNMQATIVMPADAPLSKRERTKSYGAEVVLYDRDREDREAIARDIAAKRNATLVRPYDDTFVIAGQGTVGREIAEDMAALGITPDIVVAPASGGGLIAGVATAVKARYPQAMVMSGEPEEFDDHARSLRAGKRQAHGSKGRTICDALMATMPGELTFSINSRLLTQGITASDAEVGTAVGFAFRELKLVVEPGGAVGLAALLAGRIDARGKNVVIVLSGGNVDADLFAKLVA, from the coding sequence ATGGCGGATTCCTCCCTTGCCCTGCCGGTCAGTTCCATGGATATCGACGCGGCCGCGCGCGTGCTCGCACCATACGCGGTGCGCACGCCGTTGTTGTCCTCGCCGGTGCTCAATGAGCGTGCGGGAACCAAGGTCTTCCTGAAGCCGGAAATGCTGCAGCGGACCGGGTCGTTCAAGTTCCGCGGCGCCTTCAACAAGCTCTCATCGATCCCCTTAGCCGCGCGCGGCGGCGGCGTCGTCGCGTTCTCCTCCGGCAACCATGCCCAGGGCGTCGCGGCGGCCGCCAAAATCCTCAACATGCAGGCGACCATCGTGATGCCGGCCGATGCGCCACTTTCAAAACGCGAGCGCACCAAGAGCTATGGCGCCGAAGTCGTCTTGTACGATCGCGACCGCGAGGATCGCGAAGCCATCGCCCGCGACATCGCCGCTAAACGCAACGCCACGCTGGTGCGCCCTTACGACGATACTTTTGTCATCGCCGGCCAGGGCACGGTCGGTCGCGAGATCGCCGAGGACATGGCGGCGCTCGGCATCACCCCCGACATCGTGGTGGCGCCGGCTTCCGGCGGCGGCCTGATCGCGGGCGTCGCGACCGCGGTGAAGGCGCGCTATCCGCAGGCCATGGTGATGTCCGGCGAGCCGGAAGAATTCGACGATCACGCCCGTTCGCTGCGCGCCGGAAAACGCCAGGCGCACGGCTCCAAGGGCCGCACCATCTGCGATGCGCTGATGGCCACGATGCCCGGCGAGCTTACGTTCTCCATCAACAGCCGGCTGTTGACCCAAGGCATCACCGCCTCCGACGCCGAAGTCGGCACCGCCGTCGGATTTGCCTTCCGCGAATTGAAGCTCGTGGTCGAGCCGGGCGGCGCGGTCGGCCTTGCCGCCCTTTTGGCCGGGCGCATCGACGCGCGCGGCAAGAACGTCGTCATCGTGCTGTCCGGCGGCAATGTCGACGCGGATCTGTTCGCGAAGCTGGTGGCCTGA
- a CDS encoding ADP-ribosylation/crystallin J1: MTPNEETVTLWRPVGPDELELIRQSGMRAFPPRLPEQPIFYPVLSEEYAVKIARDWNVPASGSGFVTRFEVTRSFIDRYEAKEAGGRSHLEYWIPAEEMDALNAAIVGLIEVVRSFP; encoded by the coding sequence ATGACACCGAACGAAGAAACTGTGACCCTTTGGCGACCGGTCGGGCCGGACGAGCTTGAATTGATCCGACAGAGCGGCATGCGGGCCTTTCCTCCGCGGCTGCCCGAACAGCCGATTTTCTACCCGGTCCTGTCTGAAGAATACGCGGTGAAAATTGCTCGCGATTGGAACGTTCCGGCGAGCGGTTCCGGCTTCGTGACCCGCTTTGAGGTCACCCGGAGCTTCATCGACCGCTATGAGGCGAAAGAAGCCGGCGGCAGGTCTCATTTGGAATATTGGATTCCGGCCGAAGAGATGGATGCCTTGAACGCCGCAATCGTGGGTCTTATCGAGGTGGTTCGCAGCTTCCCTTGA
- a CDS encoding polysaccharide deacetylase family protein, which translates to MRLQFLGGGFRTILFHHLFFPGEARDHSRDRLKFQCDWLCSNFHPVTLRQAQTAFANGSLPPKAILITIDDAKIDILSALDVFASFSLPICIFPCVGWCAQEVEVAHDPRVALAKLVADLEWYRGPAVNLEIAGQTVVVGADAPQTARAIDYVLTAAFNGNFTFQRPLSFPRKNTRSCCSLDELTDIACESVAIGAHSVSHVNLAHAGPLRREYEIRASREILFDAIGECAAFAYPYGMQGTHSDKTEQIIREAGFELAFLSHSDLIEQTTNIFQLPRISLPNRPISKIEFCTRVAGAGITFRKFKQAFGGALICSRSF; encoded by the coding sequence GTGCGCCTCCAGTTCCTAGGCGGCGGCTTCCGGACGATCTTATTTCACCATCTCTTCTTTCCGGGAGAAGCGCGAGATCACTCGCGCGACCGGCTGAAGTTCCAGTGCGATTGGCTCTGCAGCAACTTTCATCCTGTTACTCTCAGACAGGCTCAGACGGCGTTTGCCAACGGTTCGCTCCCGCCCAAAGCAATTTTGATAACCATCGACGACGCAAAGATCGACATCCTGAGCGCGCTCGATGTGTTTGCGTCCTTCTCGCTACCGATCTGCATTTTTCCCTGTGTTGGTTGGTGCGCGCAAGAAGTTGAGGTTGCACACGATCCACGCGTAGCACTTGCTAAACTAGTCGCCGACCTCGAGTGGTACCGGGGCCCTGCTGTCAATTTAGAAATCGCTGGCCAAACCGTAGTAGTTGGGGCCGACGCGCCTCAAACCGCACGAGCGATCGATTATGTTCTAACCGCCGCATTCAATGGCAATTTTACGTTTCAGCGCCCCCTGAGCTTCCCACGAAAGAACACTCGCTCCTGCTGCTCTCTCGATGAACTAACGGACATTGCCTGCGAAAGCGTCGCAATTGGTGCCCACTCTGTGAGCCATGTGAACCTCGCGCATGCGGGTCCGTTGAGGCGGGAATACGAGATCCGTGCCAGTCGAGAAATTTTGTTCGATGCAATCGGAGAGTGCGCAGCGTTCGCCTACCCTTACGGAATGCAGGGAACGCATAGCGACAAAACTGAGCAAATCATCCGAGAGGCAGGTTTTGAGCTCGCCTTCTTGAGTCATTCGGATCTGATCGAGCAAACAACAAACATTTTCCAGCTGCCGCGCATTTCTCTGCCAAACAGGCCGATCTCAAAAATCGAATTTTGTACGCGGGTAGCTGGGGCCGGAATCACCTTTCGAAAATTTAAGCAAGCATTTGGGGGGGCATTGATATGTTCGAGGTCGTTCTAG
- a CDS encoding glycosyltransferase family 2 protein: MFEVVLAVLLATTAGLLTVPIFTLLFEVLSAIRGYPDQLDGVPNATNSEITAVVIPAHNEGASLVPTLSDLRPQLGSNDRLIVVADNCSDDTAAIARGEGAEVIERTDPAHLGKAYALAAGIAYLNQAPPDLVMFVDADCRVKPDTLPRLKRACVKSKRPVQACVLMVAPKRCSIDHRLAEFFWRLRNLVRPLGLARLGLPAQLMGTGMIFPWRLIRGATLRHGNLVEDLQLGLDLAEIGCAPLFYPCVVGTSEFPHTKAGTESQRQRWIQGHVRMIVRDLPRRFARAVQEHNWDLLVLILDVAVPPFSMLASIAMVMLIAAVALFLLVGIASPMVVAGINFGALLGAVLLAWTKFGRELISIRDLAAIWRSLLNRLSFYARVYFGSRASSWVRTDRSD, encoded by the coding sequence ATGTTCGAGGTCGTTCTAGCTGTCCTACTCGCCACGACCGCTGGTCTTCTCACAGTACCTATATTCACTTTGCTGTTCGAGGTGCTCTCGGCCATAAGAGGTTACCCGGATCAACTTGATGGTGTTCCGAACGCTACCAACTCTGAGATTACAGCTGTCGTCATTCCGGCTCACAACGAAGGTGCTAGTCTAGTCCCGACGTTGTCGGACTTGAGGCCGCAGTTAGGGAGCAACGATCGCCTGATTGTGGTCGCAGACAATTGTTCCGACGATACAGCTGCCATAGCAAGGGGTGAAGGGGCTGAAGTGATAGAGCGCACTGACCCCGCTCACCTTGGCAAGGCATACGCGCTTGCCGCAGGGATCGCTTACCTCAACCAGGCTCCCCCTGACCTGGTGATGTTCGTCGATGCTGATTGCCGAGTAAAGCCTGACACGCTCCCTCGCCTGAAGAGAGCCTGCGTAAAATCGAAACGCCCCGTGCAGGCCTGCGTCCTAATGGTCGCGCCGAAGCGGTGCTCTATTGATCACAGGCTCGCTGAGTTTTTCTGGCGCCTACGAAACTTGGTTCGGCCGCTCGGGCTCGCCCGGCTTGGCCTGCCTGCGCAACTAATGGGTACGGGAATGATTTTTCCTTGGCGATTGATTCGTGGTGCAACATTGCGACATGGAAATCTGGTCGAGGACCTACAGCTGGGCTTGGACTTAGCTGAAATCGGTTGTGCCCCTCTTTTTTACCCGTGCGTTGTCGGTACAAGCGAGTTTCCGCATACGAAAGCAGGCACCGAATCCCAACGCCAGCGTTGGATTCAAGGACATGTGCGAATGATAGTGCGGGACTTGCCGCGGCGCTTCGCGCGAGCAGTTCAAGAGCATAACTGGGATCTTCTTGTTCTCATATTGGATGTGGCCGTCCCTCCTTTTTCGATGCTCGCTTCTATCGCAATGGTAATGCTGATCGCAGCGGTAGCCCTATTCCTTCTCGTTGGAATTGCCAGCCCTATGGTTGTGGCCGGTATCAATTTCGGCGCTCTGCTTGGTGCAGTATTACTGGCGTGGACCAAGTTTGGTCGTGAACTCATCTCGATCCGGGATCTAGCGGCGATTTGGAGATCCTTGCTCAATAGGCTGTCTTTTTATGCGCGAGTATATTTTGGATCGAGAGCGAGTTCGTGGGTCCGAACGGACCGGTCAGACTAA
- a CDS encoding MFS transporter → MPSESQIPIVSRNTSARFARRLALFYGTLFGLIGTHLPFFPVWLKAVGIDASWIGIITAVPAVTRFTVLPFVTAFAERHQSLRRAMIFTAFATALGFLLVGTQHRPLLVFLAYALTACVWTPTVPLTDAYALRGVARYGLNYGPLRLWGSAAFVVGALACGLLVDVIAAKELIWVIASVAGLGAVVSLALARLDHPKTVPAAHHSAKALLREPGFLAIIVSSALIQGSHAAYYTFASITWQGAGLGGLTIAGLWVLGVLAEIVVFALSPRFTLNPSALVVIGGLSAVARWLITAQEPSVAVLSVVQLAHGLTYGLTQVGTMGLLVHHVPGQVMARGQGYFAACGGIVASATSILSGAVYARHGQGVYYVMAAMALSGAVLMWLARHRVAFSSEVATGSREENASK, encoded by the coding sequence ATGCCCTCCGAATCACAAATCCCCATCGTATCGCGCAACACCTCGGCCCGATTCGCGCGCCGGCTGGCGCTGTTTTACGGCACGCTGTTCGGATTGATCGGCACCCATCTGCCGTTCTTCCCGGTGTGGCTGAAAGCGGTCGGGATCGATGCGTCGTGGATCGGCATCATCACCGCCGTTCCCGCGGTGACACGATTCACCGTGCTGCCGTTCGTGACGGCCTTCGCCGAGCGGCATCAGTCGCTGCGCCGCGCCATGATCTTCACGGCGTTTGCCACAGCCCTCGGGTTCTTGCTGGTTGGAACCCAGCATCGGCCGCTGCTGGTGTTCCTCGCTTACGCGCTCACAGCCTGCGTGTGGACGCCGACCGTGCCGCTGACGGACGCCTATGCGCTGCGCGGCGTGGCGCGCTACGGCCTCAATTACGGGCCGCTGCGGCTGTGGGGCTCGGCGGCGTTCGTGGTCGGCGCGCTGGCCTGCGGCTTGTTGGTCGATGTGATCGCGGCAAAAGAATTGATCTGGGTGATCGCGTCGGTGGCAGGCCTCGGCGCCGTCGTCAGCCTCGCGCTCGCGCGGCTCGACCATCCGAAGACGGTGCCGGCGGCGCATCACAGTGCCAAAGCCCTGCTGCGCGAGCCTGGATTCCTCGCCATCATCGTGTCGTCTGCGCTGATCCAGGGCAGCCACGCCGCCTATTACACTTTTGCTTCCATCACCTGGCAGGGCGCTGGCCTCGGCGGGCTGACGATCGCCGGGTTGTGGGTGTTGGGGGTACTGGCCGAGATCGTGGTGTTCGCGCTGTCGCCGCGCTTTACATTAAACCCTTCGGCACTGGTGGTGATCGGCGGCCTCAGCGCGGTGGCGCGCTGGCTGATCACGGCGCAGGAGCCGTCAGTCGCCGTGCTGTCGGTGGTCCAATTGGCGCACGGGCTGACCTATGGGCTCACGCAGGTCGGTACCATGGGACTGTTGGTGCACCATGTGCCGGGACAAGTGATGGCGCGCGGGCAGGGCTATTTCGCGGCCTGCGGCGGCATCGTTGCCTCGGCCACATCGATCCTGTCCGGCGCCGTCTATGCGCGCCACGGGCAGGGCGTCTATTACGTGATGGCGGCGATGGCGCTCTCAGGCGCGGTCTTGATGTGGCTGGCAAGACATCGGGTCGCGTTTTCAAGCGAAGTGGCGACCGGTTCGCGTGAAGAAAACGCGTCAAAATAA
- the dgcA gene encoding N-acetyl-D-Glu racemase DgcA produces the protein MTSSQSFLLSARIERWPIAGAFTISRGAKTEAVTVVAELSLGGLTGRGECVPYPRYGETPEATLGALQAMQEPLSRGLDRNALQAAMPPGAARNALDCAFLDLEAKTSDKRAWNLVGRPEPRACVTAYTISLGSPEAMAAATEKVAQRRLLKVKLGGDGVGARIAAVRKAAPDCELIVDANEAWSADNLEPNLAACAAAGVTLVEQPLPAGQDEALARIKRPLNVCADESVHDRKSLQGLRERYDAVNIKLDKTGGLTEALAMADAAHALGFDIMVGCMVGTSLSMAPAMLLTSQARFVDLDGPLLLARDREGGLRYEGSLVYPPDAALWG, from the coding sequence ATGACTTCCAGCCAATCCTTCCTGCTATCAGCCAGAATTGAGCGCTGGCCGATCGCCGGCGCCTTCACCATCAGCCGCGGCGCCAAGACCGAGGCCGTCACGGTCGTGGCGGAATTAAGCCTTGGCGGCCTGACCGGGCGCGGCGAATGCGTCCCCTACCCCCGTTATGGCGAAACGCCTGAAGCGACGCTTGGCGCCCTCCAGGCGATGCAGGAACCGCTGTCGCGGGGGCTCGACCGGAACGCCCTGCAGGCCGCCATGCCGCCAGGTGCCGCCCGCAACGCCCTGGATTGCGCGTTTCTGGACCTTGAGGCCAAAACCAGCGACAAGCGCGCCTGGAACCTAGTGGGGCGCCCCGAGCCGAGGGCCTGCGTCACCGCCTATACGATCTCGCTCGGCTCGCCGGAGGCGATGGCGGCGGCAACCGAGAAGGTCGCCCAGCGCAGGCTCCTAAAGGTAAAACTCGGGGGCGACGGCGTCGGGGCGCGGATCGCAGCGGTGCGCAAGGCCGCGCCGGATTGCGAACTGATCGTCGATGCCAACGAGGCCTGGTCGGCCGATAATCTCGAGCCGAACCTCGCGGCTTGCGCGGCGGCCGGCGTCACCCTGGTCGAGCAGCCGCTTCCTGCCGGTCAGGACGAGGCGCTGGCGCGTATCAAAAGGCCGCTCAACGTCTGCGCCGATGAAAGCGTGCACGATCGCAAATCGCTGCAGGGGCTCCGCGAGCGCTACGACGCCGTCAACATAAAACTCGACAAGACAGGCGGATTAACGGAAGCGCTGGCGATGGCGGATGCGGCGCACGCGCTGGGTTTCGACATCATGGTGGGCTGCATGGTCGGGACGTCGCTTTCGATGGCGCCGGCGATGCTGCTCACGTCGCAGGCGCGCTTTGTCGATCTCGACGGTCCGTTGCTGCTCGCGCGCGACCGCGAGGGCGGATTGCGCTACGAGGGCAGCCTGGTCTATCCGCCCGACGCGGCACTCTGGGGATGA
- a CDS encoding MlaE family ABC transporter permease, giving the protein MNGDPTLERIAQGNGLALCAGGPWIARFAPLLERIVADAEKLRGSRPNIFIDVSRVSKLDTFGAWLIERLRRSLTQGEVEAKIAGLSANYSSLVDEVRRVKAAAPVAAPSVTIFGMLDQVGRNMAGFGTTILGLIDMLGAVLAASGRVLIHPRGFRLTSTVHHLEQVCWRAVPIIALITFLIGCIISQQGIFHFRQFGADIFVVDMLGVLVLREIGVLLVAIMVAGRSGSAYTAELGSMKMREEIDALRTMGFDPIEVLILPRMLALILALPILAFLGAMAALVGGGLVAWGYGGVDPEAFMLRLRDAISINHFTVGLIKAPVMAAVIGIVACVEGLAVEGSAESLGQHTTSSVVQGIFFVIVMDGVFAIFFASIGM; this is encoded by the coding sequence GTGAACGGGGACCCGACATTGGAGCGGATTGCACAGGGCAATGGGCTGGCGCTGTGCGCCGGAGGCCCCTGGATCGCCCGTTTTGCGCCGCTGCTGGAGCGGATCGTCGCCGACGCTGAAAAGCTCAGGGGAAGCCGCCCCAATATCTTCATCGACGTATCGCGTGTTTCAAAACTCGACACGTTCGGGGCCTGGCTGATCGAGCGGCTGCGCCGCAGCCTGACCCAGGGCGAGGTGGAGGCGAAGATCGCTGGCCTGTCGGCGAATTATTCGAGCCTGGTCGATGAAGTACGCCGGGTGAAGGCCGCAGCCCCCGTCGCCGCGCCGTCGGTGACGATTTTCGGGATGCTGGATCAGGTCGGCCGCAACATGGCCGGGTTCGGCACCACCATTCTCGGGCTGATCGACATGCTCGGCGCCGTGCTGGCCGCAAGCGGACGGGTCTTGATTCACCCGCGGGGCTTTCGCCTGACCTCGACGGTGCACCACCTCGAACAGGTATGCTGGCGCGCGGTGCCGATCATCGCGCTGATCACCTTTCTGATCGGCTGCATCATCTCCCAGCAGGGCATCTTTCATTTCCGCCAGTTCGGCGCCGACATCTTCGTCGTCGACATGCTGGGCGTGCTGGTGCTGCGCGAGATCGGCGTGCTGCTGGTGGCGATCATGGTGGCGGGCCGCTCGGGCAGCGCCTACACCGCCGAGCTCGGCTCGATGAAAATGCGCGAGGAGATCGACGCGCTACGCACCATGGGGTTCGATCCGATCGAGGTTCTGATCCTGCCGCGCATGCTGGCGCTGATCCTCGCCTTGCCGATCCTCGCCTTCCTCGGCGCGATGGCGGCGCTGGTCGGCGGCGGCCTCGTGGCATGGGGCTATGGCGGCGTCGATCCCGAAGCCTTCATGCTGCGCTTGCGCGATGCGATCTCGATCAATCACTTCACCGTCGGCCTGATCAAGGCGCCTGTCATGGCGGCGGTGATCGGGATCGTCGCCTGCGTCGAGGGCCTCGCGGTCGAAGGCAGCGCGGAGTCGCTCGGGCAGCACACGACGTCGTCGGTGGTGCAGGGCATTTTCTTCGTCATCGTGATGGACGGCGTGTTCGCGATCTTCTTCGCCTCGATCGGGATGTGA
- a CDS encoding ABC transporter ATP-binding protein, translating into MTPEAQNAIIRVRDISVQFGKTKILDGLNLDVKRGEILGFVGPSGAGKSVLTRTIIGLVPKVSGRIEVFGIDLDAADAAQRRGVERRWGILFQQGALFSSLTVSQNIQFPVREYLNVSQRLLDEITVAKLGMVGLRPEVADRFPSELSGGMIKRVALARALALDPELVFLDEPTSGLDPIGAGDFDELVRTLQRTLGLTVFMVTHDLDSLYTACDRIAVLGNGKIIAAGSMADMQASQHPWLRAYFHGKRARAVMG; encoded by the coding sequence ATGACACCCGAAGCACAAAACGCCATCATCCGGGTCCGCGACATCTCGGTGCAGTTCGGCAAGACGAAAATTCTCGACGGGCTCAATCTCGACGTCAAGCGCGGCGAGATTTTGGGCTTTGTCGGCCCCTCCGGCGCCGGCAAATCGGTGCTCACGCGCACCATCATCGGCCTGGTGCCAAAAGTCAGCGGCCGCATCGAGGTGTTCGGGATCGATCTCGATGCGGCGGACGCAGCCCAGCGCCGCGGCGTCGAGCGCCGCTGGGGGATTTTATTTCAGCAGGGCGCGCTGTTTTCTTCGCTCACGGTGAGCCAGAACATCCAGTTTCCGGTGCGCGAATATCTCAACGTCTCGCAGCGCCTGCTCGACGAGATCACGGTTGCCAAACTGGGCATGGTCGGATTGCGCCCCGAGGTCGCCGACCGGTTTCCCTCAGAGCTCTCCGGCGGCATGATCAAGCGCGTAGCGCTGGCGCGCGCGCTCGCGCTCGACCCGGAGCTCGTGTTCCTGGATGAGCCGACCTCGGGACTTGACCCGATCGGCGCCGGCGACTTCGACGAATTGGTGCGCACCCTGCAGCGTACTTTGGGCCTGACCGTTTTCATGGTAACCCACGATCTGGACAGCCTTTATACTGCTTGTGACCGCATCGCCGTTTTAGGGAACGGCAAGATCATTGCCGCGGGATCGATGGCCGACATGCAGGCCTCGCAGCATCCCTGGTTGAGGGCCTATTTCCACGGCAAGCGCGCCCGCGCTGTCATGGGCTAG
- a CDS encoding MlaD family protein, producing METRANFILIGTFTLAVIAAAFGFVLWFQSLHTTKARSPLRIIFEGPAAGLRNGGSVNFNGIRVGEVISVKLDNPRRVVALAMVENNAPLRKDTLVGLEFQGLTGVAAISLKGGEEAAPSVPLDEDGVPVLTADPNALQDVTEAIRGTLQNINRLVADNQAAVKSSLHNLEIFTNSLARNSEKIDDVMAKVDGVMVKADSLMLGLNTLAGGKEGGELFQTVKSIRELAEDFDKRSGLLMSDGRRTLGDISRAVNNLDKNPTRLLFGPANASAPAANAAAPAPAAAATAPKPTPAAAATEKRRP from the coding sequence ATGGAAACGCGGGCGAACTTCATCCTGATCGGCACCTTCACGCTGGCCGTGATCGCGGCGGCGTTTGGCTTTGTGCTGTGGTTCCAGTCGCTCCACACCACCAAGGCGCGCAGCCCGTTGCGCATCATCTTCGAGGGCCCGGCGGCGGGCCTGCGCAACGGCGGCAGCGTCAATTTCAACGGTATCCGGGTGGGTGAGGTGATCTCGGTGAAACTCGACAACCCGCGTCGTGTCGTCGCGCTGGCGATGGTCGAGAACAACGCCCCGCTCCGCAAGGACACCCTCGTTGGTCTCGAATTCCAGGGGCTGACGGGCGTAGCCGCGATCTCGCTGAAAGGCGGCGAGGAGGCGGCACCCTCCGTCCCGCTGGACGAGGATGGCGTCCCCGTGCTGACGGCCGATCCGAACGCGCTGCAGGACGTCACCGAGGCGATCCGCGGCACGTTGCAAAACATCAACCGGCTGGTGGCGGACAATCAGGCGGCGGTGAAAAGCTCGCTGCATAATCTGGAAATCTTCACCAACTCGCTGGCGCGCAATTCCGAGAAAATCGACGACGTGATGGCAAAGGTCGACGGCGTGATGGTCAAGGCCGACAGCCTGATGCTCGGCCTCAATACGCTGGCCGGCGGCAAGGAGGGTGGCGAACTGTTCCAGACGGTGAAATCGATCCGCGAGCTCGCCGAGGATTTCGACAAGCGCTCGGGCCTGTTGATGTCCGACGGCCGCCGTACGCTCGGCGACATCAGCCGCGCCGTGAATAATCTCGACAAAAACCCGACGCGGCTTCTGTTCGGCCCGGCCAACGCCAGCGCACCGGCAGCGAACGCCGCTGCGCCAGCGCCCGCAGCGGCAGCGACAGCACCCAAGCCGACCCCCGCCGCCGCGGCGACGGAGAAGAGGCGGCCGTAG
- a CDS encoding Hpt domain-containing protein, which yields MPLHLERIDWMPSPPLVPDDGPIDIEHLGRMTLGDASLEREVLAMFSAQAASLLSMLATLPPDVGALVHTLKGSARAIGAFAVADAALDLEAALQNDSDPSRALGALEEAISQARTAIDAFLRRS from the coding sequence ATGCCGCTTCATCTGGAACGGATTGACTGGATGCCATCGCCGCCGCTGGTTCCCGATGACGGTCCGATCGATATCGAACATCTTGGGCGCATGACGCTGGGCGATGCCAGCCTCGAGCGCGAGGTGCTGGCGATGTTTTCGGCCCAGGCGGCGAGTCTTCTAAGCATGCTCGCAACGCTACCTCCCGACGTGGGCGCGCTGGTCCATACGCTGAAGGGTTCGGCCCGCGCGATCGGCGCCTTCGCGGTCGCTGACGCCGCCCTGGATCTGGAGGCGGCCTTGCAGAACGACAGCGATCCATCGCGAGCGCTCGGCGCGCTCGAGGAAGCGATTAGCCAAGCGCGCACGGCGATCGACGCTTTCCTGCGCCGGTCCTGA
- a CDS encoding 2Fe-2S iron-sulfur cluster-binding protein: MAKIHFTDHTGETRTIEVENGATVMEAAIRNAIPGIEAECGGACACATCHVYVDEEWREKVGAPSPMEEDMLDFGFDVRPNSRLSCQIKVSDELDGLKVSTPERQA, translated from the coding sequence ATGGCTAAAATACATTTTACCGACCATACCGGCGAAACCCGCACCATCGAGGTCGAAAACGGCGCGACCGTGATGGAAGCGGCGATCCGCAACGCTATTCCCGGCATCGAGGCCGAATGCGGCGGGGCCTGCGCCTGCGCGACCTGCCATGTCTATGTCGACGAAGAGTGGCGCGAGAAGGTCGGCGCGCCCTCGCCGATGGAGGAGGACATGCTGGATTTCGGCTTCGACGTGCGGCCGAATTCGCGGCTGTCGTGCCAGATCAAGGTCAGCGACGAACTCGACGGTCTCAAAGTCTCGACGCCGGAGCGGCAGGCTTAG
- a CDS encoding acyl-CoA thioesterase — MNAPAGLDSTPLLADFPYRLTDNVRFADLDPNHHVNNAVYATYFETGRVTLMKDRSYGLMPLGLAWIMVRLDIHFRAELRWPGTIEMGLGVSKFGRTSVTFDQVVFSEGKCVASAQSVSVLIDEATRKPTPLTSEIVRNFQPWLRRGVEIAQPKF, encoded by the coding sequence GTGAACGCACCTGCCGGTCTGGATTCAACGCCGCTTCTTGCAGATTTTCCCTACCGCCTGACGGATAATGTCCGCTTTGCCGATCTCGACCCCAACCACCACGTCAATAACGCGGTTTATGCGACCTATTTCGAGACCGGCCGCGTGACCTTGATGAAGGACCGCAGTTACGGGCTGATGCCTCTGGGTCTGGCCTGGATCATGGTCCGCCTCGACATCCATTTCCGCGCCGAGCTGCGCTGGCCGGGCACGATCGAGATGGGGCTCGGCGTCTCAAAATTCGGCCGGACCTCCGTCACCTTCGATCAGGTGGTGTTTTCCGAAGGCAAATGCGTCGCCTCGGCGCAATCGGTGAGTGTCTTGATCGACGAGGCCACGCGCAAGCCGACGCCGCTGACTTCCGAGATCGTCCGGAATTTTCAGCCCTGGCTGCGCCGCGGCGTCGAAATAGCGCAGCCTAAATTCTAA